A stretch of the Streptococcus suis genome encodes the following:
- the nrdG gene encoding anaerobic ribonucleoside-triphosphate reductase activating protein encodes MNNPKPQDWKSEELSQGRIIDYKAFNFVDGEGVRCSLYVSGCMFHCEGCYNVATWSFKSGIPYTQELEDRIIDDLSQPYVQGLTLLGGEPFLNTGTVLPLVKRIRKELPEKDIWSWTGYTWEELMLETPDKLELLSYLDILVDGRYERTKRNLMLQFRGSSNQRIIDVRQSLKDSRIHLWEKLKDNG; translated from the coding sequence ATGAATAATCCCAAACCACAAGACTGGAAAAGTGAGGAACTCAGTCAAGGACGCATTATCGACTATAAGGCTTTTAACTTTGTGGATGGTGAAGGCGTTCGCTGTTCCCTATACGTCAGCGGATGCATGTTCCATTGCGAAGGTTGCTACAATGTTGCAACCTGGTCTTTTAAGTCTGGCATTCCCTACACCCAAGAACTCGAAGACCGCATTATAGATGACTTATCTCAGCCCTACGTACAGGGATTGACCCTTCTTGGAGGAGAACCCTTTCTCAATACCGGGACGGTCTTACCCTTGGTCAAGCGCATTCGGAAAGAATTACCCGAAAAGGATATTTGGTCTTGGACAGGCTACACATGGGAAGAACTGATGCTGGAAACTCCAGACAAGTTGGAGTTGCTCTCGTATTTAGATATCCTAGTAGACGGCCGCTATGAGCGAACCAAACGCAATCTCATGTTGCAGTTCCGCGGCTCATCTAACCAACGAATTATTGATGTCCGACAGTCCTTAAAAGACAGTCGTATTCATCTATGGGAAAAGCTGAAAGATAATGGATAA
- a CDS encoding GNAT family N-acetyltransferase, giving the protein MSISQPKLTLRRPSLSDKTTILEMIAEFKRAESAMDGGFYQMGEEYENWLEKLQLAEAGLDLPERFVPYIQYVSFDERGQAVGFLNLRLRLNDFLLNKGGHIGYSIRPSQRGKGFSKKQLHQGLQEAISKNISRILVTCSPENEASRRTILACGGVLEDIREGTERYWIEGK; this is encoded by the coding sequence ATGTCAATATCCCAACCGAAATTAACCTTGAGACGTCCATCACTGTCGGATAAAACCACGATTTTAGAAATGATTGCTGAGTTTAAGCGGGCAGAAAGTGCCATGGATGGTGGCTTCTACCAGATGGGTGAAGAGTATGAAAATTGGTTAGAGAAATTACAACTAGCTGAGGCTGGCCTGGACTTGCCAGAGCGCTTTGTCCCTTATATCCAGTATGTTTCATTTGATGAAAGGGGCCAAGCCGTCGGTTTTCTCAATCTACGACTGCGACTCAATGACTTCCTGCTCAACAAGGGAGGCCATATTGGTTATTCTATCCGCCCTAGCCAACGGGGGAAAGGATTTTCCAAGAAGCAACTACATCAAGGCCTTCAGGAAGCTATTTCCAAAAACATTTCCCGAATTCTAGTGACCTGCTCACCAGAAAACGAAGCCAGTCGCAGAACGATTCTAGCCTGCGGAGGCGTCTTAGAGGATATCCGCGAAGGGACAGAACGCTATTGGATTGAGGGGAAGTAA